The Peribacillus sp. FSL E2-0218 genome contains a region encoding:
- a CDS encoding aldehyde dehydrogenase family protein: protein MQETLQNNAKKEGTGALELKMFINGQWVNSSSGEKRDVLNPATGEVIATAAEGTKEDVDKAVEAAKYAFYEGGWWGTPAVERARILFKIADKIEEKAEELAALETLDNGKPLRESRFDIDDSAACFRYYAGLATKPTGQTYEVPDGQQAMVVREPIGVCGQIVPWNFPLMMSAWKLAPALAAGNSVVFKPSEITPVTAVKLFEIMAEVGLPKGVANLVLGAGPVVGQAIAEHEEIDKVAFTGGTATGRKIMEASLGNLKKVTLELGGKSPNIVFADSDFETAVDYALYGIFCNQGQVCSAGSRLLLEESIYDQFVASLTAKAKRIKVGSGSDEKSQMGPVVSEAHMNKILSYIQIGKEEGAKLIVGGNRIKGEGLENGYFVEPTIFVDTTPDMRIVQEEIFGPVLVVQTFKDEAEALHLANDTKYGLAGAVFTNDIAKANRVIKKVRAGITWINSYHPTYNEAPWGGFKQSGNGRELGTFGYEAYTELKQINNNLDIQPTGWFDEE, encoded by the coding sequence ATGCAGGAAACTTTACAAAATAACGCGAAAAAAGAAGGGACCGGAGCACTGGAATTAAAAATGTTCATTAATGGTCAATGGGTGAATTCGTCTTCAGGTGAAAAAAGGGATGTATTGAATCCGGCCACGGGAGAAGTTATTGCTACAGCTGCGGAAGGAACCAAGGAGGATGTCGATAAAGCGGTAGAGGCAGCCAAGTATGCCTTTTATGAAGGCGGATGGTGGGGAACGCCGGCAGTCGAGCGGGCCCGCATTTTATTCAAGATCGCCGACAAGATTGAAGAAAAGGCCGAAGAGCTTGCTGCGTTGGAAACACTGGATAATGGGAAACCATTACGCGAGTCCCGTTTTGATATCGATGATTCGGCTGCCTGCTTTAGATATTATGCAGGTTTGGCTACGAAACCGACAGGGCAGACTTACGAAGTTCCTGACGGGCAACAAGCGATGGTCGTAAGGGAACCGATCGGTGTATGCGGGCAAATCGTACCTTGGAATTTCCCGTTGATGATGTCAGCCTGGAAGCTGGCACCTGCACTTGCCGCAGGAAATTCCGTCGTCTTCAAACCATCGGAGATTACACCAGTGACTGCGGTCAAGCTGTTTGAAATCATGGCTGAAGTCGGTTTGCCAAAAGGTGTCGCGAACCTTGTGTTAGGAGCTGGACCCGTTGTCGGACAGGCCATAGCCGAGCATGAAGAAATCGATAAAGTGGCCTTTACAGGAGGTACGGCAACCGGACGTAAGATCATGGAAGCGTCGCTTGGAAACTTAAAGAAAGTGACATTGGAGCTTGGCGGTAAATCCCCTAATATCGTATTCGCGGACTCTGACTTTGAGACAGCCGTCGATTATGCCTTGTATGGGATTTTCTGTAATCAAGGGCAGGTTTGTTCAGCCGGCTCGCGTTTACTTTTGGAAGAGTCGATTTATGATCAGTTCGTAGCAAGCCTTACTGCAAAAGCGAAGCGCATCAAGGTGGGTTCAGGCTCCGATGAAAAAAGCCAAATGGGACCTGTCGTTTCAGAGGCTCACATGAACAAGATATTATCTTATATTCAAATCGGAAAAGAAGAAGGAGCAAAATTAATCGTTGGAGGAAATCGAATTAAAGGGGAAGGGTTGGAAAACGGCTACTTTGTCGAGCCAACGATCTTTGTCGATACGACACCTGATATGCGGATCGTGCAGGAAGAAATTTTTGGGCCGGTGCTTGTCGTTCAAACGTTCAAGGATGAAGCGGAGGCTCTCCATCTCGCCAATGATACGAAATATGGTTTAGCGGGAGCAGTATTCACCAATGATATCGCCAAAGCAAACCGCGTCATTAAAAAGGTACGTGCGGGCATCACGTGGATTAACTCGTATCATCCGACTTACAACGAAGCTCCGTGGGGCGGATTCAAGCAAAGCGGCAATGGACGCGAACTAGGCACGTTCGGATATGAGGCATACACAGAATTGAAGCAAATCAATAATAACTTGGACATTCAACCAACAGGCTGGTTTGATGAAGAATAA
- a CDS encoding molybdopterin oxidoreductase family protein: protein MQSYINQPDGIFPSVCSLDCPDQCGLLLHKKDGKIIKVQGDPDHPVTKGNICNKVRNMTERLYDPKRLKQPLKRIGPKGEGHFAPISWEEAIDTITANWKELIKKHGPESILPYSFYGNMGNLSAEGMDRRFFHKLGSSMLERSICNAAGSVGYSYTMGGSFGIDPEETIHTKLFIMWGINAVSTNMHQVTLAQQARKNGAKIVVIDVHKNQTGKWADWFIPILPGTDSALALGLMHILYEENLIDQPFLDAYTVGAEQLREHVRQYDPATVSGITGVPIEDLYELARMYGTTAPSFVRIGNGLQHHDNGGMAVRTIACLPALTGQWMEKGGGATKGNSGYLAFNTNALRRPDLLQDKTTRTINMNQIGQALLDKENPIRSMFVYGSNPALVAPNANKVQEGLKREDLFTVVHDLFLTETAMYADIVLPATSSYETEDFYNSYWHNYIQIQKPVVKKYGNSKSNVELFKLLAVGMGFQDPAFKDSEEDMIRQALDFPDNPYLDGITYDSLSKDQFVKAKMKPLFPGKLQTPSGKIELYSERMKQLGYDPLPTYKPIIKDSDLPFLFIPAPNHNFLNSTFSNNAKHISLEKEPKLHMNAIDAKRLGIVTGDMVRVWNERGECLLKAAAGENVLPGVLVSQGLWQKTPETKQHINVLTPDRLSDMGNGAVFFSGRVDLEKSRH, encoded by the coding sequence ATGCAATCCTATATCAATCAGCCTGATGGAATCTTTCCCTCAGTTTGCTCTCTTGATTGTCCGGATCAATGCGGTTTATTGCTGCACAAGAAAGACGGGAAAATCATCAAGGTTCAAGGCGACCCGGACCATCCCGTCACGAAAGGGAATATTTGCAATAAAGTAAGGAATATGACCGAGCGCCTATACGATCCAAAACGATTAAAGCAGCCACTAAAGCGCATCGGCCCAAAAGGGGAAGGTCACTTCGCACCCATCAGCTGGGAAGAAGCGATTGACACCATCACTGCCAATTGGAAGGAATTGATCAAAAAACACGGTCCCGAAAGCATCCTTCCTTACAGCTTTTACGGAAATATGGGGAACCTCAGCGCCGAGGGGATGGATCGCCGTTTTTTCCATAAGCTCGGCTCCAGCATGCTTGAGCGCTCCATATGTAACGCTGCCGGTTCCGTCGGCTACAGCTATACAATGGGCGGATCTTTCGGCATAGACCCTGAAGAAACGATCCATACCAAGCTTTTCATCATGTGGGGCATTAATGCGGTGAGCACCAATATGCACCAAGTTACGCTTGCCCAGCAAGCCAGGAAAAACGGAGCCAAAATAGTCGTCATTGATGTACACAAAAACCAAACAGGTAAATGGGCTGACTGGTTCATCCCCATCCTCCCTGGTACCGACAGTGCCCTCGCCCTCGGTTTAATGCACATCCTATATGAAGAGAATTTAATCGACCAGCCTTTTCTCGATGCATATACAGTGGGTGCCGAACAATTGCGCGAACATGTCCGTCAATACGACCCGGCGACCGTATCGGGTATCACAGGTGTGCCCATTGAGGATCTATATGAATTAGCGAGGATGTACGGAACGACCGCCCCTTCATTCGTCCGAATCGGCAATGGCCTGCAGCACCATGACAATGGCGGCATGGCAGTACGTACCATCGCCTGCCTTCCTGCACTTACCGGCCAATGGATGGAAAAAGGCGGCGGCGCGACCAAAGGCAATTCAGGATACCTGGCATTCAATACAAATGCCTTAAGACGCCCTGACTTATTACAGGATAAAACGACGCGGACGATTAATATGAACCAAATCGGCCAGGCCCTTTTGGATAAAGAAAACCCGATTCGCTCCATGTTTGTATATGGCTCCAACCCGGCGCTAGTCGCCCCGAATGCCAATAAGGTACAGGAAGGCCTTAAGCGCGAAGATCTTTTCACAGTGGTCCATGATTTATTTTTAACCGAAACGGCCATGTATGCTGATATTGTCCTCCCTGCCACATCTTCCTATGAAACGGAGGATTTTTATAATTCATATTGGCATAATTACATTCAAATTCAAAAACCTGTAGTCAAAAAATACGGCAATTCGAAATCGAATGTTGAATTGTTCAAGCTGTTGGCTGTTGGGATGGGCTTTCAAGACCCAGCTTTTAAAGACTCAGAGGAAGATATGATTCGCCAGGCTCTCGATTTCCCGGATAACCCATATTTAGACGGCATCACCTATGACTCCCTTTCGAAAGACCAATTTGTCAAGGCGAAGATGAAGCCGCTGTTCCCGGGTAAGCTGCAAACACCTAGCGGCAAAATCGAACTGTATTCCGAAAGGATGAAACAGCTCGGTTACGATCCATTGCCAACATATAAGCCAATCATAAAGGACAGCGACCTGCCCTTTTTATTCATACCGGCACCTAACCATAACTTCTTGAACTCAACCTTTTCCAATAACGCCAAACATATTTCATTGGAAAAGGAACCGAAATTGCATATGAATGCGATTGACGCCAAAAGATTGGGTATCGTTACTGGTGATATGGTCAGGGTTTGGAACGAACGCGGGGAATGCCTGTTGAAGGCAGCAGCAGGTGAAAATGTATTGCCAGGCGTGCTGGTCAGCCAGGGCTTATGGCAAAAGACGCCCGAAACGAAGCAGCACATCAATGTCCTCACGCCTGATCGCCTATCAGACATGGGTAATGGCGCCGTTTTCTTTTCAGGACGAGTTGATCTTGAAAAATCCCGGCATTAG
- a CDS encoding ATP-binding protein: MSKIGNDKPKTYKGKDMNQTHKIAGKVALIYIIIGVLWIFVSDYFSMTQAKSDVQIYAMFQHSKGWAFIFITGIFLYFLIRYWTGKMLRSQQEFNLKDEQYQSLFKHNPDCVIELNLEGNVVSINPEAEKLLGQHNDSLMGKNCNHLINWNEAEKISAFFTQSLQGEAVKFETTFQNMRNEKRIIRVTFLPIIVQSEMLGVYAIVRDITEVRREEELMVLSEKLSVIGHLAAAVAHEIRNPLTSLKGFVQLMDITKEVNPLHSDIMLKEIDRINIISSELLILGKKQDVAFRRIDLADSVQQVFTLMKAETNLNNIEMVLRIKTAEPISIMADSIELKQLFINIVKNSIEAIDENGEIDISLQIINDNAVISISDNGSGMVPERLERIGEPFYSTKEKGTGIGLAICRKIVHRLDGELDFESEVNKGTTVTIRIPLATGQE; the protein is encoded by the coding sequence TTGAGCAAAATTGGGAATGATAAACCAAAAACATACAAAGGAAAAGATATGAACCAAACTCATAAAATTGCAGGTAAAGTAGCCCTTATATATATAATCATTGGAGTCTTATGGATTTTTGTCTCGGATTATTTCTCGATGACACAGGCAAAGTCAGATGTTCAGATATATGCGATGTTTCAACACTCCAAAGGATGGGCCTTCATTTTCATAACCGGGATATTCTTATATTTCTTAATCCGGTATTGGACGGGGAAAATGTTAAGGTCGCAGCAGGAATTCAATCTTAAGGATGAACAGTATCAGTCGCTTTTCAAGCATAACCCCGATTGTGTCATTGAATTGAACCTTGAAGGAAATGTCGTTTCCATCAACCCTGAAGCGGAAAAGCTGTTAGGGCAGCATAATGACAGCTTGATGGGGAAGAATTGCAATCACCTCATTAATTGGAATGAAGCGGAAAAGATATCTGCTTTTTTTACACAGTCCCTTCAAGGCGAAGCTGTGAAATTCGAAACGACCTTCCAAAACATGAGAAATGAAAAGCGGATCATCCGTGTCACCTTTTTACCGATCATCGTTCAATCGGAAATGCTAGGTGTATATGCAATCGTCAGGGATATTACCGAAGTGCGGCGAGAAGAAGAATTGATGGTCTTGTCCGAAAAGCTATCGGTCATTGGACATCTGGCAGCTGCCGTCGCCCATGAGATTCGGAATCCACTGACCTCATTAAAAGGGTTCGTCCAATTAATGGATATCACGAAGGAGGTCAATCCCCTGCATTCCGATATCATGTTGAAGGAAATCGACCGTATCAATATCATCTCCAGTGAATTGCTTATTCTTGGAAAGAAACAGGATGTTGCTTTTCGAAGGATCGATCTCGCAGACAGTGTACAGCAGGTGTTCACTTTGATGAAAGCGGAAACGAACTTAAACAATATCGAGATGGTGCTTAGGATTAAAACCGCTGAGCCGATTTCAATCATGGCCGATTCAATAGAACTCAAACAGCTTTTCATCAATATTGTGAAGAACAGCATTGAAGCGATTGACGAAAATGGCGAAATTGATATATCCTTGCAAATCATCAATGATAACGCTGTGATCAGCATCAGTGATAATGGCAGCGGTATGGTGCCGGAACGCCTTGAACGGATCGGTGAGCCTTTTTATTCGACGAAAGAGAAGGGCACGGGAATCGGCCTGGCAATTTGCCGCAAGATCGTACACCGGCTGGACGGGGAGCTGGATTTTGAAAGTGAGGTCAACAAAGGGACGACCGTTACAATTCGGATTCCGTTGGCTACTGGACAAGAATAA
- a CDS encoding DEAD/DEAH box helicase → MSELPALLNDRKPYIQEVWKKSGFGQLTPIQTKAIPVIVEGKDIMAESPTGTGKTLAYLLPLLEKIDPEKKSPQALILASSRELVMQINEEVRIWSEGSGITGAAFIGGANVKRQLDKLKKHPQVIAGTPGRIFELIAQKKLKMHEVKTIVLDEGDQLITAEHMGTIQNIIKATLKDRQILVFSATLPAETEQAARKFMNEPELIKVDKHEKMESKVDHLYFVVERREKSKILEKITRIKDVKALAFLNDIAELSVLHEKLSYKGIEMGVLHGESNKVDREKALRKLRSGKSPMLIATDVAARGLDIKGLTAVVHIDMADNIDQYIHRSGRTGRAGADGTVISIVTEREERELKKMARELDIPLSRVTFYGGNIVDDE, encoded by the coding sequence ATGAGCGAATTACCTGCATTATTGAACGATAGAAAACCATATATCCAAGAGGTATGGAAAAAGTCTGGATTCGGGCAGCTTACACCGATCCAAACGAAAGCGATTCCCGTAATCGTCGAAGGAAAAGACATCATGGCTGAATCACCGACTGGAACAGGAAAAACATTAGCGTATTTATTGCCATTGCTAGAAAAAATAGATCCTGAAAAAAAATCCCCCCAAGCTTTGATTTTGGCATCATCCCGTGAACTGGTCATGCAAATCAATGAAGAAGTGCGGATTTGGTCAGAGGGAAGCGGTATAACCGGCGCAGCATTCATCGGCGGCGCTAACGTAAAAAGGCAGTTGGACAAACTGAAGAAACATCCACAGGTCATTGCCGGGACACCAGGACGGATCTTTGAATTGATTGCCCAAAAGAAATTGAAGATGCATGAAGTTAAGACGATTGTGCTTGATGAGGGCGACCAATTGATTACTGCTGAGCACATGGGCACGATCCAAAATATTATTAAGGCGACGCTAAAGGACCGGCAAATCTTGGTGTTTTCAGCAACATTGCCAGCGGAAACGGAACAAGCGGCTCGTAAATTCATGAATGAACCTGAACTGATAAAGGTCGATAAGCATGAAAAAATGGAATCGAAGGTGGACCATCTTTACTTTGTTGTAGAGAGAAGGGAAAAATCCAAGATTCTTGAAAAAATCACGAGGATCAAAGATGTGAAGGCCCTTGCCTTCCTTAACGATATAGCTGAGCTGAGCGTTTTACATGAAAAGCTGAGTTACAAAGGAATCGAGATGGGAGTCCTTCACGGAGAATCCAATAAAGTCGATCGGGAAAAAGCGTTGCGCAAGCTCCGTTCAGGCAAATCACCTATGCTTATTGCGACGGATGTAGCGGCAAGAGGGCTTGATATTAAAGGTCTGACTGCAGTCGTTCATATTGATATGGCCGATAATATCGACCAATATATCCATAGATCAGGGAGAACCGGACGTGCCGGTGCTGATGGCACCGTCATTTCCATCGTGACGGAAAGGGAGGAGCGCGAGTTGAAAAAAATGGCTCGTGAACTGGATATCCCCCTATCGAGAGTAACCTTCTATGGTGGTAATATCGTGGACGACGAATAG